A region of the Caballeronia sp. TF1N1 genome:
CCGGAGTTTTTGCTGCGCTTCATGGCCTGGGTGCTGGTGCATACGTTCTACCGCATTCGTCTCGTGGATGCCGAGCGCATTCCATCGCGCGGCGCGGCGGTGCTGGTGTGCAATCACGTCAGTTTCGTCGATGCCATCGTCATCATGGCCGAAAGTCCGCGCCCAATCCGCTTCGTGATGGATCACCGCATCTTTCGCTCGCCGGTGATCGGCTGGCTGTTCCGCCATGTGAAGGCGATTCCGATCGCGCCCGCGCACGAAGACGCGGAATTGCTCGAACGCGCATACCAGAAATGCGCCGAAGCGCTCGAAGAGGGCGAGCTCGTGTGCATCTTTCCCGAAGGCAAACTCACGCGTACGGGCGAGATCAATCCGTTCAGGCACGGCATTTCGCAGATCCTGCGGCGGCATCCGGCGCCGGTCGTGCCGGTCGCGCTGCGAGGCTTGTGGGGCAGCGTGTTTTCGCGTCATGAAGATGCGCGCTGGCCGCGGCCTATCCAACGCGGCGTCATGACCCGCCTGACGCTGGCGGTAGGCGAACCGATCGCGCCGGACGAGGCGACGCCGGAACGTTTGCAGCAGATCGTGACGGCGTTGCGCGGGGCGCGGCGCTAGATGCCACTGGCATAATGTCGGTTTCCCCGGCACTTTTCTAAGGTCGACGCTCATGTCCGGCAATACCCTTGGCACGCTTTTCACCGTCACCAACTTCGGCGAGTCGCACGGACCGGCGATCGGCTGCGTGATCGACGGCTGCCCGCCCGGCATGGCCCTGACCGAGGCCGATATCCAGGTCGAACTGGACCGCCGCCGTCCCGGCACGTCGCGCCACGTGACGCAGCGCCAGGAAGCGGATCAGGTCGAGATTCTCTCGGGCGTGTTCGAAGGCGTGACCACCGGCACGCCCATCGCGCTGCTTATCCGCAATACGGATCAGCGCAGCAAGGACTACGGCAATATCGTCGAAACCTTCCGCCCCGGTCACGCCGATTACACCTACTGGCAGAAATACGGCGTGCGCGACTATCGCGGCGGTGGCCGTTCGTCGGCGCGTCTGACGGCGCCGACAGTCGCGGCAGGTGCGGTCGCGAAGAAATGGTTGCGCGAAAAGTTCGGCGTGGAAACGCGCGGCTACATGAGCGCGCTCGGCGAGATTCCCATTCCGTTCGTCGGTTGGGAACATGTGCGCGAGAATCCGTTCTTCGCGCCGAATGCCGACGTGGTGCCGCAACTCGAGGCGTACATGGACAACTTGCGGCGCGACGGCGACTCGGTCGGCGCGCGCATCGAAGTGGTCGCGAGCGGCGTGCCGGTCGGCTTGGGCGAGCCGCTTTACGATCGACTCGATGCGGACATCGCCAAGGCGATGATGGGCCTGAATGCAGCGAAGGGCGTCGAGATCGGCGCGGGCTTCGCGAGCGTGGCGCAACGCGGTTCGCAGCATGGCGACGAGATGACGCCCGAAGGTTTCGCGACCAACAACGCGGGCGGCATTCTCGGCGGCATTTCGAGCGGGCAGGACATCACCGTGTCGATTGCGATCAAGCCGACATCGAGCATTCGGACGGCGCGTCAGTCGATCGACAAATCGGGCGCGCCCGCGACTGTCGAGACCTTCGGCCGTCACGATCCGTGCGTGGGGATCCGCGCGACGCCTATCGCCGAGGCCCTGCTTGCGCTCGTGCTAATGGACCACGCGCTGAGGCATCGTGCGCAGAACGGCGATGTCGTCGTCGGCACGCCGAAGATTGCAGCGCATACGCCGGCTAATTGATTGCGCTTTGATTGCGCTTTCCTGAACGGGAGGCTTGCCCGCGACGGCATTATCCTCGCCGATAAAAGCACGACGCCGGTTCAACCGGCGCCGTACGACAGCCGCGCCCACGCGCGGCCCACCATCTCACCCGATTACATATTCGGGTAGTTCGGCCCACCGCCGCCTTCAGGCGTCACCCACACGATATTCTGCGTCGGGTCCTTGATATCGCATGTCTTGCAATGCACGCAGTTTTGCGCGTTGATCTGCAGACGTTCGCCGCCATCGTCCGTCTTCACGAACTCGTACACCGCTGCCGGGCAATAACGTCCTTCCGGACCTGCATAGGTCCGCAAATTCACGTTCACCGGCACGCTCGGGTCTTTCAGCGTCAGATGCGCCGGCTGATTCTCTTCGTGATTCGTGTTCGAAATGAATACCGACGAAAGCCTGTCGAACGTCAGCTTGCCATCCGGCTTCGGATAAACGATCGGCTTGCTCTGCGACGCGGGCTTCAGCATCTCGTGATCCCAATGCTGATGATGCAGCGTCCACGGCACGTTGCCGCCCATGACCTTCTGTTCCAGCCCGACCATGAACGTGCCGAGGTACAGGCCCTTGCTCATCCACTGCTTGAAATTGCGCGCGCGATGCAGTTCGGTCTTGAGCCAGGAAGTATCGAAGGCTTCTGGATACGCGCTCAACTCGTCGCTCTGACGGCCCGCCTGCACCGCGTCGAAGGCGGCTTCGGCGGCCATCTTGCCGGACTTGATCGCCGCGTGGCTGCCCTTGATGCGCGATGCGTTCAAAAAGCCCGCGTCGTCGCCGGCCAGCGCGCCGCCCGGAAACACGAGCTTTGGCAACGACATCAGGCCGCCCGCGGTAATGGCGCGCGCGCCGTAGGAAATGCGCTTGCCGCCTTCGAGGAACGGGCGAATGGCCGGATGCGTTTTGTAGCGCTGAAACTCTTCGAACGGCGAAAGATACGGGTTTGAATAGCCGAGCCCGACCACGAAGCCCACCATCACCTGATTGTTGTCCATGTGATAAAGGAACGAGCCGCCGTACGTGTCGGGATCGAGCGGCCAGCCCGCCGTGTGGATAACGAGCCCCGGCTTGTGCTTGACGGGATCGGTCTCCCACAATTCCTTGATGCCGATGCCATATACCTGCGGATCGGCATTCTGATTGAGCTTGAACTTGTCCATCAACTGACGGCCGAGATGCCCGCGCGCGCCTTCGCAGAATAACGTGTACTTCGCGTGCAATTCCATGCCGAGCTGGAAGTTCTCGGTCGGCTCGCCATCCTTGCCGATGCCCAGATTGCCGGTGACGACGCCTTTCACCGCGCCACTGTCGCTGTACAGCACTTCGGCGGCCGGAAAGCCCGGGAAGATCTCGACGCCCAGTTCCTCCGCCTGCGCGCCCAACCAGCGCGTGACGTTGGCGAGACTCACGACGTAGTTGCCGTGATTC
Encoded here:
- the aroC gene encoding chorismate synthase, whose amino-acid sequence is MSGNTLGTLFTVTNFGESHGPAIGCVIDGCPPGMALTEADIQVELDRRRPGTSRHVTQRQEADQVEILSGVFEGVTTGTPIALLIRNTDQRSKDYGNIVETFRPGHADYTYWQKYGVRDYRGGGRSSARLTAPTVAAGAVAKKWLREKFGVETRGYMSALGEIPIPFVGWEHVRENPFFAPNADVVPQLEAYMDNLRRDGDSVGARIEVVASGVPVGLGEPLYDRLDADIAKAMMGLNAAKGVEIGAGFASVAQRGSQHGDEMTPEGFATNNAGGILGGISSGQDITVSIAIKPTSSIRTARQSIDKSGAPATVETFGRHDPCVGIRATPIAEALLALVLMDHALRHRAQNGDVVVGTPKIAAHTPAN
- a CDS encoding electron transfer flavoprotein-ubiquinone oxidoreductase, translating into MTPASLIEQYGPRESMEYDVVIVGGGPAGLSAAIRLKQLAQEKGVEIGVCVLEKGSEIGAHILSGAVMDPRGLSELIPDWKERNAPLDVEVTEDRFLFLTQDSAKQVPNWLLPDNFKNHGNYVVSLANVTRWLGAQAEELGVEIFPGFPAAEVLYSDSGAVKGVVTGNLGIGKDGEPTENFQLGMELHAKYTLFCEGARGHLGRQLMDKFKLNQNADPQVYGIGIKELWETDPVKHKPGLVIHTAGWPLDPDTYGGSFLYHMDNNQVMVGFVVGLGYSNPYLSPFEEFQRYKTHPAIRPFLEGGKRISYGARAITAGGLMSLPKLVFPGGALAGDDAGFLNASRIKGSHAAIKSGKMAAEAAFDAVQAGRQSDELSAYPEAFDTSWLKTELHRARNFKQWMSKGLYLGTFMVGLEQKVMGGNVPWTLHHQHWDHEMLKPASQSKPIVYPKPDGKLTFDRLSSVFISNTNHEENQPAHLTLKDPSVPVNVNLRTYAGPEGRYCPAAVYEFVKTDDGGERLQINAQNCVHCKTCDIKDPTQNIVWVTPEGGGGPNYPNM